The following coding sequences lie in one Capsicum annuum cultivar UCD-10X-F1 chromosome 5, UCD10Xv1.1, whole genome shotgun sequence genomic window:
- the LOC107870536 gene encoding protein OBERON 3 isoform X1 — protein sequence MVSYTSKERVVILEDQNQESKICVGWDFLELTEYIGNSSERVAENEKVEAEVREKDVNLDLYSKRVDEKEEIMAENRGKKPKDGILDPSYKMVAENEKIHAEIGEKELILDLSCKTVAENEQIQVENIEKEPKDGILDLSCKRVVENEEIQTEIGGKQSKFGTLDLSLALPSSSSIQQLCKRVAQNEEIHAEITEKSVILDISTKRVAENEEVQTENREKARIFDLSAKRVAENEEIQTGNREKAGILDNEEIRAEIRGKKPKFGTLDLSLYLPSSSSSRQSLEPSNDNTRIGYFRNGSLSSCYSHPFSHNLSYSLTLSSSKDSEYSGERLNWSVFSQFRPVEGGDFRLTSHSHGTSLALGCRLQVNKDNDIDRISSSDSNPFVLFELPARPTGDSKVSGSTDGGRALELYQPKRILREIVSESVPFMAQIVQELPDETVESTKEYLRSLIAIPEKDFFVSLQNRLNQRSDLTIETLSECNKTQLEFFVAIKMGHISFLSLENHLQATELIEIFSLERCRNICCKRVLPVVNCKCKICSRNKGFCSECMCQVCFNFDYASNTFSWIGCDRCSHWCHAVCAVQRNFIKPGPSINGPSGTTEMQFHCLGCGHPSEMFGFARDVYLHCAKGWSEETLIEELGYVRKFFDGSEDFKGKELHAITCGLCNKLEKKMISPSDACDFIFHFFKYTDGLSQFLSSSFPACITLLTKSSFNIMGSSNGTKGMITVDHHQDDAKDPSKSDKMIGDICSAIKER from the coding sequence ATGGTTAGttatacaagtaaagaaagagtAGTTATTTTGGAGGATCAGAATCAAGAAAGCAAAATATGTGTAGGGTGGGATTTTCTTGAGTTAACTGAGTATATAGGGAATTCCTCTGAAAGGGTAGCTGAGAATGAAAAAGTTGAGGCAGAAGTTAGAGAAAAAGATGTAAACTTGGATCTTTACTCTAAAAGGGTAGATGAGAAAGAGGAAATTATGGCAGAAAATAGAGGAAAGAAGCCTAAAGATGGAATCTTGGACCCTTCATATAAAATGGTAGCTGAGAATGAGAAAATTCATGCAGAAATTGGAGAAAAAGAATTAATCTTGGATCTTTCTTGTAAAACGGTAGCTGAAAATGAGCAAATTCAGgtagaaaatatagaaaaggaGCCTAAAGATGGAATCTTGGATCTCTCATGTAAAAGGGTAGTTGAGAATGAGGAAATTCAGACAGAAATTGGAGGAAAGCAGTCAAAATTTGGAACCTTGGATCTATCTTTGGCTCTTCCTAGCAGTAGTAGTATACAACAATTATGTAAAAGAGTAGCTCAGAATGAGGAAATTCATGCAGAAATTACAGAAAAATCTGTAATCTTGGATATTTCCACTAAAAGGGTAGCTGAGAATGAAGAAGTTCAGACAGAGAATAGAGAAAAAGCTAGAATCTTTGATCTTTCCGCTAAAAGGGTAGCTGAGAATGAAGAAATTCAGACAGGAAATAGAGAAAAAGCTGGAATCTTGGATAATGAGGAAATTCGGGCAGAAATTAGAGGAAAGAAGCCAAAATTTGGAACCTTGGATCTATCTTTGTATTTGCCTAGCAGTAGTAGTAGTCGACAATCATTGGAACCATCAAATGACAACACAAGGATTGGCTATTTCAGGAATGGTTCCTTGTCGTCATGCTATTCCCATCCCTTTTCCCACAACCTTAGCTACTCACTTACCCTGAGTTCATCAAAGGACAGTGAGTATTCTGGGGAGAGACTTAATTGGTCGGTTTTTAGCCAGTTTAGGCCAGTTGAAGGAGGAGATTTTAGATTGACAAGTCATAGTCATGGGACTAGTTTAGCTCTTGGTTGTCGATTGCAGGTTAATAAGGATAATGATATTGATAGGATCAGCAGCTCGGACAGCAATCCCTTTGTCCTATTCGAGTTGCCTGCAAGACCGACAGGAGATTCGAAAGTTTCAGGAAGTACGGATGGAGGAAGAGCACTTGAACTTTATCAGCCTAAGAGAATCCTTAGGGAAATAGTTTCAGAGTCTGTTCCTTTTATGGCTCAGATTGTGCAAGAGCTTCCTGATGAAACAGTTGAATCGACAAAGGAATACTTGAGAAGCCTAATTGCAATTCCTGAGAAAGACTTTTTTGTCAGCCTTCAGAACAGGCTTAATCAGAGATCTGATCTTACCATTGAGACTCTCTCAGAGTGTAATAAGACTCAACTGGAATTTTTTGTTGCCATAAAAATGGGTCATATAAGCTTCTTATCTTTGGAAAACCACCTTCAAGCTACTGAATTGATTGAGATTTTTTCACTTGAAAGGTGTCGGAATATATGCTGCAAAAGGGTGTTACCTGTTGTGAATTGTAAATGCAAAATTTGTTCGAGAAACAAGGGATTCTGCAGCGAATGCATGTGTCAAGTATGTTTTAACTTCGATTATGCCAGTAATACTTTCAGTTGGATAGGTTGCGACCGATGCTCACACTGGTGTCATGCTGTTTGTGCTGTTCAGAGAAATTTTATAAAGCCAGGTCCAAGTATCAATGGGCCATCTGGAACTACTGAGATGCAATTTCACTGTCTTGGTTGTGGTCATCCTAGTGAAATGTTTGGGTTTGCTAGAGACGTGTACTTGCACTGTGCAAAGGGCTGGAGTGAGGAAACTCTAATAGAAGAGCTTGGCTATGTTCGAAAATTTTTTGATGGGAGTGAAGATTTTAAAGGTAAGGAGTTGCATGCTATAACTTGCGGGTTGTGCAACAAGCTCGAGAAAAAGATGATCTCTCCTTCAGACGCGTGTgatttcatctttcatttttttaaat
- the LOC107870536 gene encoding protein OBERON 3 isoform X2: MVSYTSKERVVILEDQNQESKICVGWDFLELTEYIGNSSERVAENEKVEAEVREKDVNLDLYSKRVDEKEEIMAENRGKKPKDGILDPSYKMVAENEKIHAEIGEKELILDLSCKTVAENEQIQVENIEKEPKDGILDLSCKRVVENEEIQTEIGGKQSKFGTLDLSLALPSSSSIQQLCKRVAQNEEIHAEITEKSVILDISTKRVAENEEVQTENREKARIFDLSAKRVAENEEIQTGNREKAGILDNEEIRAEIRGKKPKFGTLDLSLYLPSSSSSRQSLEPSNDNTRIGYFRNGSLSSCYSHPFSHNLSYSLTLSSSKDSEYSGERLNWSVFSQFRPVEGGDFRLTSHSHGTSLALGCRLQVNKDNDIDRISSSDSNPFVLFELPARPTGDSKVSGSTDGGRALELYQPKRILREIVSESVPFMAQIVQELPDETVESTKEYLRSLIAIPEKDFFVSLQNRLNQRSDLTIETLSECNKTQLEFFVAIKMGHISFLSLENHLQATELIEIFSLERCRNICCKRVLPVVNCKCKICSRNKGFCSECMCQVCFNFDYASNTFSWIGCDRCSHWCHAVCAVQRNFIKPGPSINGPSGTTEMQFHCLGCGHPSEMFGFARDVYLHCAKGWSEETLIEELGYVRKFFDGSEDFKGKELHAITCGLCNKLEKKMISPSDACDFIFHFFKCMITVDHHQDDAKDPSKSDKMIGDICSAIKER, from the coding sequence ATGGTTAGttatacaagtaaagaaagagtAGTTATTTTGGAGGATCAGAATCAAGAAAGCAAAATATGTGTAGGGTGGGATTTTCTTGAGTTAACTGAGTATATAGGGAATTCCTCTGAAAGGGTAGCTGAGAATGAAAAAGTTGAGGCAGAAGTTAGAGAAAAAGATGTAAACTTGGATCTTTACTCTAAAAGGGTAGATGAGAAAGAGGAAATTATGGCAGAAAATAGAGGAAAGAAGCCTAAAGATGGAATCTTGGACCCTTCATATAAAATGGTAGCTGAGAATGAGAAAATTCATGCAGAAATTGGAGAAAAAGAATTAATCTTGGATCTTTCTTGTAAAACGGTAGCTGAAAATGAGCAAATTCAGgtagaaaatatagaaaaggaGCCTAAAGATGGAATCTTGGATCTCTCATGTAAAAGGGTAGTTGAGAATGAGGAAATTCAGACAGAAATTGGAGGAAAGCAGTCAAAATTTGGAACCTTGGATCTATCTTTGGCTCTTCCTAGCAGTAGTAGTATACAACAATTATGTAAAAGAGTAGCTCAGAATGAGGAAATTCATGCAGAAATTACAGAAAAATCTGTAATCTTGGATATTTCCACTAAAAGGGTAGCTGAGAATGAAGAAGTTCAGACAGAGAATAGAGAAAAAGCTAGAATCTTTGATCTTTCCGCTAAAAGGGTAGCTGAGAATGAAGAAATTCAGACAGGAAATAGAGAAAAAGCTGGAATCTTGGATAATGAGGAAATTCGGGCAGAAATTAGAGGAAAGAAGCCAAAATTTGGAACCTTGGATCTATCTTTGTATTTGCCTAGCAGTAGTAGTAGTCGACAATCATTGGAACCATCAAATGACAACACAAGGATTGGCTATTTCAGGAATGGTTCCTTGTCGTCATGCTATTCCCATCCCTTTTCCCACAACCTTAGCTACTCACTTACCCTGAGTTCATCAAAGGACAGTGAGTATTCTGGGGAGAGACTTAATTGGTCGGTTTTTAGCCAGTTTAGGCCAGTTGAAGGAGGAGATTTTAGATTGACAAGTCATAGTCATGGGACTAGTTTAGCTCTTGGTTGTCGATTGCAGGTTAATAAGGATAATGATATTGATAGGATCAGCAGCTCGGACAGCAATCCCTTTGTCCTATTCGAGTTGCCTGCAAGACCGACAGGAGATTCGAAAGTTTCAGGAAGTACGGATGGAGGAAGAGCACTTGAACTTTATCAGCCTAAGAGAATCCTTAGGGAAATAGTTTCAGAGTCTGTTCCTTTTATGGCTCAGATTGTGCAAGAGCTTCCTGATGAAACAGTTGAATCGACAAAGGAATACTTGAGAAGCCTAATTGCAATTCCTGAGAAAGACTTTTTTGTCAGCCTTCAGAACAGGCTTAATCAGAGATCTGATCTTACCATTGAGACTCTCTCAGAGTGTAATAAGACTCAACTGGAATTTTTTGTTGCCATAAAAATGGGTCATATAAGCTTCTTATCTTTGGAAAACCACCTTCAAGCTACTGAATTGATTGAGATTTTTTCACTTGAAAGGTGTCGGAATATATGCTGCAAAAGGGTGTTACCTGTTGTGAATTGTAAATGCAAAATTTGTTCGAGAAACAAGGGATTCTGCAGCGAATGCATGTGTCAAGTATGTTTTAACTTCGATTATGCCAGTAATACTTTCAGTTGGATAGGTTGCGACCGATGCTCACACTGGTGTCATGCTGTTTGTGCTGTTCAGAGAAATTTTATAAAGCCAGGTCCAAGTATCAATGGGCCATCTGGAACTACTGAGATGCAATTTCACTGTCTTGGTTGTGGTCATCCTAGTGAAATGTTTGGGTTTGCTAGAGACGTGTACTTGCACTGTGCAAAGGGCTGGAGTGAGGAAACTCTAATAGAAGAGCTTGGCTATGTTCGAAAATTTTTTGATGGGAGTGAAGATTTTAAAGGTAAGGAGTTGCATGCTATAACTTGCGGGTTGTGCAACAAGCTCGAGAAAAAGATGATCTCTCCTTCAGACGCGTGTgatttcatctttcatttttttaaat